The proteins below come from a single Dermacentor albipictus isolate Rhodes 1998 colony chromosome 7, USDA_Dalb.pri_finalv2, whole genome shotgun sequence genomic window:
- the LOC139047851 gene encoding uncharacterized protein: MEVVSVDGEEMQPEEFGKELGWCEVRRGTKKRCSGGAGLAGHEQQERTFVGEAKNRNKWKNERKVRQIIKASRLPNLPKEDYRVIVRPRGGLKVSDYKLDRIYYCLRNAAGVGRETAEEDSICINSKQNIVVLSTPSEDRARKYGAINKLRLGEQEFEASAYRAAPDNTPKGLIRGISQEESPEDIVTSLVTPRNPGVLHAKRMGNTDNVIVLFEGFHVPRYVRYGAMLIQCSLYKKHIDICYGCGRTGHRADVCPNPEDKICRGCGCKNPQQDHNCNAECQLCGKDHLTGDKKCQARYKIPYLVRRRRWKRRRREEEAEEEEYYYHNYNENRGSNNNNHKTVASKQPSTDREDTSRKNYGRHRSGSFPRLPREAGRQRSRSRSRTRSWTRSRSRSGSRTNRGGDGSKAQDPGPSGTLQGVARMHHYIIRTFNKPMRLFKGYRPAPTSRISDG; encoded by the exons ATGGAAGTCGTGAGCGTGGACGGCGAAGAAATGCAACCGGAGGAGTTCGGAAAAGAATTAGGTTGGTGCGAAGTTAGAAGAGGCACAAAGAAGCGATGCAGCGGTGGTGCCGGATTGGCGGGACACGAGCAGCAGGAAAGAACCTTCGTCGGGGaagcaaaaaatagaaacaaatggaAGAACGAACGCAAGGTGCGACAAATCATCAAAGCAAGTAGGCTGCCTAACCTACCAAAAGAAGACTACAGGGTTATCGTGCGTCCACGTGGCGGACTTAAGGTATCAGACTACAAGCTGGATCGCATTTACTACTGTCTGCGCAACGCTGCCGGGGTCGGCCGAGAGACAGCGGAGGAAGACAGCATATGCATAAACAGCAAACAAAATATAGTGGTGCTTAGCACGCCTTCCGAGGACCGAGCCAGGAAATATGGGGCTATCAATAAGCTACGCCTTGGAGAACAAGAATTTGAAGCAAGTGCTTACAGAGCAGCTCCTGATAATACACCCAAGGGTCTCATCAGAGGAATATctcaggaggagagtccggaggacatagtgaccagtctggtcacgccacgcaatcctggagtcttgcacgccaagagaatgggtaacactgacaacgtgatcgttttatttgaaggttttcacgtcccaagatatgtgaggtatggagcgatgcttatccaatgctccttgtataaaaaacacatcgacatatgctatggatgcggaagaacagggcacagggctgacgtgtgccccaaccctgaagacaagatttgccgggggtgtgggtgcaagaatccacagcaggatcacaactgcaacgctgagtgccaactgtgcggcaaagaccacctcaCGGGAGACAAGAAGTGCCAAGCAAGATACAAGATACCGTACCTGGTCAGGAGACGCCGCTGGAAGCGACGGAGGAGGGAAGAAGAGGCCGAAGAGGAAGAGTACTACTACCACAACTACAATGAAAACAGAGGGAGCAACAATAATAATCATAAGACTGTAGCCAGCAAGCAGCCCTCGACCGACAGAGAAGACACAAGCAGGAAAAACTATGGAAGACACCGCTCCGGTTCCTTCCCGAGACTGCCACGGGAAGCCGGTCGCCAACgctccaggtccaggtccaggaccagatcgtggacgagatcaaggtcgaggtccggttcgagaactaatcgagggggagacgggagcaaagcacag gacccgggtccctcaggcacattgCAGGGGGTTGCACGCATGCACCATTACATCATCCGCACCTTTAACAAACCAATGAGACTTTTCAAAGGGTAcaggccagctccgacctcgaggatcagcgaCGGCTGA